One Mycobacteriales bacterium genomic window carries:
- the tkt gene encoding transketolase — translation MDMIRALAMDAVQKTGNGHPGTAMSLAPVAYTLFQRIMRHDPSDPGWLGRDRFVLSAGHSSLTLYLQLYLAGYGLELADLEALRTWGSLTPGHPEHGHTAGVETTTGPLGQGIGNAVGFAMAARRERGLLDPDAAPGQSVFDHHIFAICSDGDMEEGISGEVSSIAGHQKLGALTLIYDDNKISIEDNTDIALSEDVALRYEAYGWHVQTIDWRREDGTYVEDVAALEAAIKAAEAETDRPSFIRLRTIIAWPAPNAQNTGKAHGAALGADEVAATKRVLGLDPEKNFWVDPDLLTHAREVRTRGQAEHAEWETRFQAWAEANPERKTLLDRLRTHTLPAGWTDKLPVFDADPKGMATRKASGNVLDAIVPELPELWGGSADLAESNNTTPKGEPSFIPAEHQTKEWPGGPYGRVLHFGIREHAMGSIMNGITLHGLTRVYGGTFLVFSDYMRPAVRLAALMKLPVTYVWTHDSIGLGEDGPTHQPIEHLAALRAIPGLDVVRPADANETAVAWKTILEHTDRPAGFALTRQNVPTWDRSESSPDGTTGAAEGTAKGGYVLAEAAAKTTPDVIIIATGSEVWLAVEARKRLEDEGVATRVVSMPCREWFFEQDLAYQQAVLPTGVKARVSVEAAIGMGWRDLVGDTGEIVSIEHFGASAAGTTLFEQFGFTPDRVVAAAHATLQRAGLITGTTTGT, via the coding sequence GTGGACATGATCCGCGCGCTGGCCATGGACGCGGTGCAGAAGACCGGCAACGGCCACCCCGGCACGGCGATGAGCCTGGCGCCGGTGGCGTACACGCTCTTCCAGCGGATCATGCGGCACGACCCGTCCGATCCGGGCTGGCTCGGCCGGGACCGGTTCGTGCTCTCGGCCGGCCACTCCAGCCTGACCCTCTACCTGCAGCTCTACCTGGCCGGGTACGGCCTGGAGCTCGCGGACCTGGAGGCGCTGCGGACCTGGGGGTCGCTGACCCCGGGCCACCCCGAGCACGGGCACACCGCCGGCGTGGAGACCACCACCGGCCCGCTCGGCCAGGGCATCGGCAACGCGGTCGGCTTCGCGATGGCGGCCCGCCGCGAGCGCGGCCTGCTCGACCCGGACGCGGCCCCCGGCCAGAGCGTGTTCGACCACCACATCTTCGCCATCTGCTCCGACGGCGACATGGAGGAGGGCATCTCCGGCGAGGTGTCCTCGATCGCCGGGCACCAGAAGCTCGGCGCGCTGACGCTGATCTACGACGACAACAAGATCAGCATCGAGGACAACACCGACATCGCGCTGAGCGAGGACGTCGCGCTGCGGTACGAGGCGTACGGCTGGCATGTGCAGACCATCGACTGGCGCCGCGAGGACGGGACGTACGTCGAGGACGTGGCCGCGCTGGAGGCGGCGATCAAGGCCGCCGAGGCCGAGACCGACCGGCCGTCGTTCATCCGGCTGCGCACGATCATCGCCTGGCCCGCGCCGAACGCGCAGAACACCGGCAAGGCCCACGGCGCCGCGCTGGGCGCGGACGAGGTCGCGGCGACCAAGCGGGTGCTCGGGCTGGACCCGGAGAAGAACTTCTGGGTCGACCCCGACCTGCTCACCCACGCCCGCGAGGTCCGCACCCGCGGCCAGGCCGAGCACGCGGAGTGGGAGACCCGCTTCCAGGCCTGGGCCGAGGCGAACCCGGAGCGCAAGACGCTGCTGGACCGGCTGCGTACGCACACCCTGCCGGCCGGCTGGACCGACAAGCTGCCGGTCTTCGACGCCGACCCCAAGGGGATGGCGACCCGCAAGGCCTCCGGCAACGTCCTGGACGCGATCGTGCCGGAGCTGCCGGAGCTCTGGGGCGGCTCGGCCGACCTGGCCGAGTCCAACAACACCACGCCCAAGGGCGAGCCGTCCTTCATCCCGGCCGAGCACCAGACCAAGGAATGGCCCGGCGGGCCGTACGGGCGGGTGCTGCACTTCGGCATCCGTGAGCACGCGATGGGCTCGATCATGAACGGGATCACCCTGCACGGGCTGACCCGGGTCTACGGCGGCACGTTCCTGGTCTTCAGCGACTACATGCGCCCGGCCGTCCGGCTGGCGGCGCTGATGAAGCTGCCGGTGACGTACGTGTGGACGCACGACTCGATCGGCCTCGGCGAGGACGGCCCGACCCACCAGCCGATCGAGCACCTGGCCGCGCTGCGGGCGATCCCGGGCCTGGACGTGGTCCGCCCGGCCGACGCGAACGAGACCGCGGTGGCCTGGAAGACGATCCTGGAGCACACCGACCGGCCGGCCGGGTTCGCCCTGACCCGGCAGAACGTGCCGACCTGGGACCGCTCGGAGAGCTCGCCGGACGGCACCACCGGCGCCGCCGAGGGCACCGCCAAGGGTGGGTACGTGCTGGCCGAGGCCGCGGCCAAGACGACCCCGGACGTGATCATCATCGCCACCGGCTCCGAGGTCTGGCTGGCGGTCGAGGCCCGGAAGCGGCTGGAGGACGAGGGCGTTGCCACTCGTGTGGTGTCCATGCCGTGCCGGGAGTGGTTCTTCGAGCAGGACCTGGCCTACCAGCAGGCCGTGCTGCCGACCGGGGTCAAGGCCCGGGTCAGCGTCGAGGCCGCGATCGGGATGGGCTGGCGCGACCTGGTCGGCGACACCGGCGAGATCGTGAGCATCGAGCATTTCGGCGCGAGCGCGGCCGGCACCACGTTGTTCGAACAGTTCGGCTTCACGCCGGACCGGGTGGTGGCCGCGGCCCACGCCACGTTGCAGCGGGCCGGCCTGATCACGGGCACCACCACCGGAACCTGA
- the zwf gene encoding glucose-6-phosphate dehydrogenase: MDPIFGEERRPNPLRDPRDRRLPRVPEPCALVVFGITGDLARKKLLPAVYDLHSRGLLPTDFVLAGFARRDWSDGDFEDMARDAARAGARTPWREEVWSRLAGNIRFVPGSFDDDNAFDELSEALDEMRDSHGIKGNAAFYLSIPPAAFPIVLKQLQRTGMADNGKSGGWRRVVVEKPFGTDLESSRELNDLVDDVFTAQDVFRIDHYLGKETVQNILALRFANQMFEPVWNSNYVDSVQITMAEDVGIGSRAGFYDETGAARDVLQNHVLQLLALVGMEEPVEFTADAIRTEKIKVLRAITLPPPHSDYAIRGQYTQGWLAGERVLGYRQEKDVPGDSQTETYAAVKLDIETRRWAGVPFYLRTGKRLPRRVTEISILFKKAPHLPFSKTDTEELGHNQLVIRVQPDEGITLKFGSKVPGSQMEVRDVAMDFLYGQSFTESSPEAYERLILDVLLGDATLFPQAAEVEASWRVVDPLEDYWQGKEPAFYRAGEWGPKEADEMLARDGRTWRRP, encoded by the coding sequence ATGGACCCGATCTTCGGCGAGGAACGGCGGCCCAACCCGCTGCGCGATCCGCGCGACCGGCGGCTGCCGCGGGTCCCGGAGCCCTGCGCCCTCGTGGTGTTCGGCATCACCGGCGACCTGGCCCGCAAGAAACTCCTCCCGGCCGTGTACGACCTGCACAGCCGGGGTCTGCTGCCGACCGACTTCGTGCTGGCCGGCTTCGCCCGCCGCGACTGGAGCGACGGCGACTTCGAGGACATGGCCCGCGACGCCGCCCGGGCCGGCGCCCGGACGCCCTGGCGCGAGGAGGTGTGGTCCCGGCTCGCCGGCAACATCCGCTTCGTACCGGGCTCCTTCGACGACGACAACGCCTTCGACGAGCTGTCCGAGGCGCTGGACGAGATGCGCGACTCGCACGGGATCAAGGGCAACGCGGCGTTCTACCTGTCCATCCCGCCGGCCGCGTTCCCGATCGTGCTCAAGCAGCTGCAGCGGACCGGGATGGCCGACAACGGCAAGTCCGGCGGCTGGCGCCGGGTCGTGGTGGAGAAGCCGTTCGGGACCGACCTGGAGTCCTCGCGTGAGCTGAACGACCTGGTCGACGACGTGTTCACGGCCCAGGACGTCTTCCGCATCGACCACTACCTGGGCAAGGAGACCGTCCAGAACATCCTGGCGCTGCGGTTCGCGAACCAGATGTTCGAGCCGGTCTGGAACTCCAACTACGTCGACTCGGTGCAGATCACGATGGCCGAGGACGTCGGCATCGGCAGCCGGGCCGGGTTCTACGACGAGACCGGCGCGGCCCGCGACGTGCTGCAGAACCACGTGCTGCAGCTGCTCGCGCTGGTCGGCATGGAGGAGCCGGTCGAGTTCACCGCGGACGCGATCCGGACCGAGAAGATCAAGGTGCTGCGGGCGATCACGCTGCCGCCGCCGCACAGCGACTACGCGATCCGCGGCCAGTACACGCAGGGCTGGCTGGCCGGCGAGCGGGTGCTGGGCTACCGGCAGGAGAAGGACGTCCCGGGCGACTCCCAGACGGAGACGTACGCGGCGGTCAAGCTCGACATCGAGACCCGCCGCTGGGCCGGGGTGCCGTTCTACCTGCGCACCGGCAAGCGGCTGCCGCGCCGGGTCACCGAGATCTCGATCCTGTTCAAGAAGGCGCCGCACCTGCCGTTCTCCAAGACCGACACCGAGGAGCTCGGCCACAACCAGCTGGTGATCCGGGTGCAGCCGGACGAGGGCATCACGCTCAAGTTCGGGTCCAAGGTGCCGGGGTCGCAGATGGAGGTCCGGGACGTCGCGATGGACTTCCTCTACGGGCAGTCCTTCACCGAGTCCTCGCCCGAGGCGTACGAGCGGCTGATCCTGGACGTGCTGCTCGGCGACGCGACCCTGTTCCCGCAGGCGGCCGAGGTCGAGGCGTCCTGGCGGGTGGTCGACCCGCTGGAGGACTACTGGCAGGGCAAGGAGCCGGCCTTCTACCGGGCCGGCGAGTGGGGTCCCAAGGAGGCCGACGAGATGCTCGCGCGCGACGGGCGCACCTGGAGGCGACCGTGA
- a CDS encoding glucose-6-phosphate dehydrogenase assembly protein OpcA, whose product MTTLWDTTGTAVVKALAAERRSGGAVMSGLALTLVVVVDEKDVHEAEAAATTAASLHPCRLLIVIRRQVEAPIPRLDAEVLVGGRLGPGEAVVMRMYGRLSLHAESVVLPLLAADAPVVTWWYGAPPDRIAHDPLGVFADRRVTDIRRSENPADGLRLRAEDYVPGDTDLAWTRTTPWRAELASAFDTVRSAPKAATVTGKQDDPAALLLAGWMSSRFGCEVPVEQAGGRAAGAGGIGVSEIRIELVDGNTVTLSRKDATSVLLQRSEQPDSTVALPERQLGDLLAEELRRLDADQPYAESLGVAAGVPGLAARPDEPRTLIWVDPMASSAAPVAAQSSVASPAAVAAKSPGPAAGSSPGSAGGSSPGSAGSGSAGGSAGTAGPDEAAHPAVGGEAGPAPEAKPAAETDDEAGPAGGPEPLA is encoded by the coding sequence GTGACCACGCTGTGGGACACCACGGGCACGGCCGTCGTCAAGGCCCTCGCCGCGGAGCGGCGCTCCGGCGGCGCGGTGATGTCCGGGCTCGCGCTCACCCTCGTCGTGGTCGTGGACGAGAAGGACGTGCACGAGGCCGAGGCCGCCGCGACCACCGCCGCCTCCCTGCACCCCTGCCGGCTGCTGATCGTCATCCGGCGCCAGGTCGAGGCGCCGATTCCCCGGCTGGACGCCGAGGTCCTCGTCGGCGGGCGGCTCGGCCCGGGCGAGGCCGTCGTCATGCGGATGTACGGCCGGCTCTCGCTGCACGCGGAGTCCGTCGTGCTGCCGCTGCTGGCGGCGGACGCGCCGGTCGTCACCTGGTGGTACGGCGCTCCCCCGGACCGCATCGCGCACGACCCGCTCGGCGTCTTCGCCGACCGGCGGGTCACCGACATCCGGCGCTCGGAGAACCCGGCCGACGGGCTGCGGCTGCGGGCCGAGGACTACGTGCCCGGCGACACCGACCTGGCCTGGACCCGGACGACGCCGTGGCGGGCCGAGCTGGCCTCGGCGTTCGACACGGTCCGCTCGGCGCCCAAGGCGGCGACCGTGACCGGCAAGCAGGACGACCCGGCCGCGCTGCTGCTGGCCGGCTGGATGTCCTCCCGGTTCGGCTGCGAGGTGCCGGTCGAGCAGGCCGGCGGCCGGGCCGCCGGAGCGGGCGGGATCGGGGTGTCGGAGATCCGCATCGAGCTGGTCGACGGCAACACGGTCACGCTCAGCCGCAAGGACGCCACCTCGGTCCTGCTGCAGCGCAGCGAGCAGCCCGACAGCACGGTCGCGCTGCCGGAGCGGCAGCTCGGTGACCTGCTGGCCGAGGAACTGCGCCGGCTCGACGCCGACCAGCCGTACGCGGAGTCGCTCGGGGTGGCGGCCGGCGTGCCGGGGCTGGCGGCGCGGCCGGACGAGCCGCGGACGCTGATCTGGGTCGACCCGATGGCGTCGTCCGCGGCGCCGGTCGCGGCGCAGTCGTCGGTGGCGTCGCCGGCTGCGGTCGCAGCCAAATCCCCCGGCCCGGCTGCCGGCTCGTCTCCCGGGTCGGCCGGCGGCTCGTCTCCCGGCTCAGCCGGCAGCGGCTCGGCCGGCGGCTCCGCCGGTACCGCGGGGCCGGACGAGGCGGCGCATCCGGCGGTGGGCGGCGAGGCCGGTCCGGCGCCGGAGGCGAAACCGGCGGCCGAGACCGACGACGAGGCGGGCCCGGCCGGCGGTCCGGAGCCGCTGGCATGA
- the pgl gene encoding 6-phosphogluconolactonase, producing the protein MSTDVVVHRTADLLAKAAAARLAVRLVDAQAARGVASIVLTGGRVGGAVLRELAANPARAAVDWSHVDIWWGDERWLPDGDPERNDKQAQDALLSAVPVDPARVHPFPASDGPYAGDPEAAAAAYTAELARATRHEDHGPVPRLDVLMLGVGEEGHVASIFPGSPAAYETRPVAAVRGCPKPPPTRLTLTFPAITAATEVWLMAAGTEKAGAVALALGGAGAIQVPAAGARGRARTLWLLDQGSAAKLPPSVVRLPIG; encoded by the coding sequence ATGAGCACGGACGTGGTGGTGCACCGGACCGCCGACCTGCTGGCGAAGGCGGCGGCGGCCCGGCTCGCGGTCCGGCTGGTGGACGCCCAGGCCGCCCGCGGGGTCGCCTCGATCGTGCTCACCGGCGGCCGGGTCGGCGGCGCGGTCCTGCGGGAGCTGGCCGCGAACCCGGCCCGGGCCGCGGTCGACTGGTCCCACGTGGACATCTGGTGGGGCGACGAGCGCTGGCTCCCGGACGGCGACCCCGAGCGCAACGACAAGCAGGCCCAGGACGCGCTGCTGTCCGCCGTCCCCGTCGACCCGGCCCGGGTGCACCCGTTCCCGGCCTCCGACGGTCCGTACGCGGGCGATCCCGAGGCGGCCGCCGCGGCGTACACGGCCGAGCTGGCCCGGGCGACCCGGCACGAGGACCACGGGCCGGTGCCGCGGCTGGACGTGCTCATGCTCGGGGTCGGCGAGGAGGGGCACGTCGCCTCGATCTTCCCCGGGTCGCCGGCCGCGTACGAGACCCGGCCGGTCGCGGCCGTGCGCGGGTGTCCCAAGCCGCCGCCGACCCGGCTCACGCTGACCTTCCCGGCGATCACCGCGGCCACGGAGGTCTGGCTGATGGCGGCCGGCACCGAGAAGGCCGGCGCGGTCGCGCTCGCCCTCGGCGGCGCCGGCGCGATCCAGGTCCCGGCCGCGGGTGCCCGCGGCCGCGCCCGCACCCTCTGGCTGCTGGACCAGGGGTCCGCCGCCAAACTCCCACCCTCCGTCGTCCGCCTCCCCATCGGCTGA
- a CDS encoding MFS transporter — MGWRFWRVWGGESVSGIGDAAFAVAFAWLVLSATGSAGVLAGTLIAGAIPRGVLLLVGGAVVDRVSARTVLLGAHLARGVAVGLLALLAATGDPGAAVFAAVAIVVGAADAFAGPAGVAILPALVDAAHLPRANALVSAGEQVAFVVGPLGAGVLVTTAGPAAALAADAGTFALAAATVLAAPTVRSIVDGPMWTDIRTGLRWAARTAEVRAVLIVVAAATLSYAGLFGVGLPALARSSGGALGLGVLLSAWGVGQLTGSVAAAATGLPARWGLLIGLMSVVEAVTFTTIGLTRQVVVAAVLLALLGVGVAYSQDVALPTWLQTRTPPDRLGRTSSLLHLARTALEPVSLAGTGLLVAIDVRLAFAVAAIPVLAAGAWLLVTPATRTLGTAGAEVSRPGS, encoded by the coding sequence GTGGGGTGGCGGTTCTGGCGCGTCTGGGGCGGCGAGTCGGTGTCCGGGATCGGGGACGCCGCGTTCGCGGTCGCGTTCGCCTGGCTGGTGCTGTCCGCGACCGGCTCGGCCGGCGTCCTGGCCGGGACGCTGATCGCCGGCGCGATCCCCCGCGGCGTCCTGCTGCTGGTCGGCGGCGCCGTCGTCGACCGGGTCTCGGCCCGGACCGTGCTGCTCGGCGCGCACCTGGCCCGCGGCGTCGCGGTCGGCCTGCTGGCGCTGCTGGCCGCGACCGGCGACCCCGGCGCGGCCGTGTTCGCCGCGGTCGCGATCGTCGTCGGCGCGGCCGACGCGTTCGCCGGACCGGCCGGGGTCGCGATCCTGCCCGCGCTGGTCGACGCCGCCCACCTCCCCCGGGCCAACGCGCTGGTCTCGGCCGGCGAGCAGGTCGCGTTCGTGGTGGGCCCGCTCGGGGCCGGCGTCCTCGTGACCACCGCCGGACCGGCGGCCGCGCTGGCCGCCGACGCCGGCACGTTCGCCCTCGCCGCCGCGACCGTCCTGGCCGCCCCGACCGTACGATCCATTGTGGACGGTCCGATGTGGACGGACATCCGGACCGGGCTGCGCTGGGCCGCCCGCACCGCCGAGGTCCGGGCCGTGCTGATCGTGGTGGCCGCGGCGACGCTGAGCTACGCGGGCCTGTTCGGCGTCGGCCTGCCCGCGCTGGCCCGCTCCAGCGGCGGCGCGCTCGGGCTCGGCGTGCTGCTCTCGGCCTGGGGCGTCGGCCAGCTGACCGGGTCGGTCGCCGCGGCCGCGACCGGGCTGCCCGCGCGCTGGGGCCTGCTGATCGGGCTGATGAGCGTGGTCGAGGCGGTCACGTTCACCACGATCGGCCTGACCCGCCAGGTCGTCGTGGCCGCGGTGCTGCTGGCCCTGCTCGGCGTCGGGGTCGCGTACTCCCAGGACGTCGCGCTGCCGACCTGGCTGCAGACCCGGACGCCGCCGGACCGGCTCGGCCGCACCAGCTCGCTGCTGCACCTGGCCCGGACCGCGCTGGAGCCGGTCTCGCTGGCCGGCACCGGCCTGCTGGTCGCGATCGACGTCCGGCTCGCGTTCGCCGTCGCCGCGATCCCGGTGCTCGCCGCCGGCGCCTGGCTGCTCGTCACCCCCGCCACCCGCACCCTCGGCACCGCCGGAGCAGAGGTCAGTCGGCCTGGATCGTGA
- a CDS encoding pentapeptide repeat-containing protein translates to MTASTWRELGEKRRLRRPSGDAEPADELAEEMAVGVALDGVDLAETRRSPLTLVDSVLRRCDLSAAVWQAVTMRQVEFLDCRALGLRLSVDLGQDVYLRDCRLDAATLRISRVRGMVVFDDCTFTDAVIGGDLSAVVFTGCTFDGAEFAATAADGCDLRGSRLGGARGLLTLRGARVTMDQAVSFAPRLASEAGFTIQAD, encoded by the coding sequence GTGACCGCCTCCACCTGGCGCGAGCTGGGGGAGAAGCGGCGGCTGCGCCGTCCGTCCGGGGACGCCGAGCCGGCGGATGAGCTGGCCGAGGAGATGGCGGTCGGGGTCGCGCTGGACGGCGTCGACCTGGCCGAGACCCGGCGCTCGCCGCTGACGCTGGTCGACAGCGTGCTGCGGCGCTGCGACCTGTCCGCCGCGGTCTGGCAGGCGGTGACGATGCGGCAGGTCGAGTTCCTGGACTGCCGGGCGCTCGGGCTGCGACTGTCCGTCGACCTCGGCCAGGACGTCTACCTGCGCGACTGCCGGCTGGACGCGGCCACGCTGCGGATCAGCCGGGTCCGCGGGATGGTCGTGTTCGACGACTGCACGTTCACCGACGCCGTCATCGGCGGAGACCTGTCCGCGGTCGTGTTCACCGGCTGCACGTTCGACGGGGCCGAGTTCGCGGCGACCGCGGCCGACGGGTGCGACCTGCGCGGGTCCCGGCTGGGTGGGGCGCGCGGGCTGCTCACGCTGCGCGGGGCCCGGGTGACGATGGACCAGGCCGTCTCGTTCGCGCCCCGGCTCGCCTCCGAGGCCGGCTTCACGATCCAGGCCGACTGA
- a CDS encoding RNA polymerase-binding protein RbpA produces the protein MAGGSAIRGSRVGAGPMGEAERGESAPRRHIPFWCANGHETRPAFAEEAAVPETWDCPRCGLPAGQSEQAPPPAPRNEPYKTHLAYVRERRTDADGEAILEEALAKLRDRRGR, from the coding sequence GTGGCTGGTGGCAGCGCCATCCGGGGCAGCAGGGTCGGGGCGGGACCGATGGGAGAGGCCGAGCGCGGGGAGTCCGCCCCGCGCCGCCACATCCCGTTCTGGTGCGCGAACGGGCACGAGACGCGCCCGGCGTTCGCGGAGGAGGCGGCGGTCCCGGAGACGTGGGACTGCCCGCGTTGCGGGCTGCCGGCCGGTCAGAGCGAGCAGGCGCCGCCGCCGGCGCCGCGCAACGAGCCGTACAAGACCCACCTGGCGTACGTGCGGGAGCGCCGCACCGACGCCGACGGCGAGGCCATCCTCGAGGAGGCTCTGGCCAAGCTGCGGGACCGCCGCGGCCGGTGA
- the secG gene encoding preprotein translocase subunit SecG, with the protein MIIGLSIVLIIASALLVILILLHRGKGGGLSSMFGGSVSSSLSGSSVVEKNLDRLTLFCGAVWTICIVGLGLLLKAGG; encoded by the coding sequence ATGATCATCGGCCTGTCCATCGTGCTCATCATTGCCAGCGCACTGCTGGTGATTCTCATCCTCCTGCACCGCGGCAAGGGTGGTGGCCTGTCGTCGATGTTCGGCGGCTCGGTCTCCTCGTCGCTGTCCGGATCCTCGGTGGTCGAGAAGAACCTCGACCGCCTGACGCTGTTCTGCGGCGCGGTCTGGACCATCTGCATCGTCGGCCTCGGCCTGCTTCTCAAGGCCGGCGGCTAA
- a CDS encoding ABC transporter substrate-binding protein, which yields MRRRRLVPILALVLGLGLAACDSGSPAAPVSDPASVRGLDTGSSGIRAPSAQTGGTLTLVTGAVDSLDPQRSYSPGVWNVMRLYTRQLVAYAPKPGSDGARVVPDLATAPGRTTDGGRTWTYTLRPGLTWEDGRPLTSADVKYGIERQFASEVITGGPTWALQLLDDRTKPYDGPYTDKGGLKTIATPDARTITFTLDRPFADWDEVLALPAASPVEARADTGATYGTKPLSSGPYRIASATKAGTITFARNPHWSKASDPVRTALPDTIVLRTNVVPAERDREVLSGAADADVSGSGLQPEAAAEALNDPALAARVDDPSTGTLRFVAMPSAVGALGDVHCRRAVQYALDKAAVKDALGGPYAASLATTLWPRALPGYPATAPYPTGEGNRGDLVAARKELADCGQPNGFSTTLGTVNDGRGKVAADVVVRSLARVGIAATPKQYPRGTFLASVAGAPATVRADGLGLIVAEWAADFPSPYAFLDPLVDGRSVKTSANPNVAELSGDEEAIDEATATLDPVQATAAWRQVAATAMNTAGYAPLVEDRAVLLGSARLRNAYVQPAYRGYDLASLGVE from the coding sequence GTGAGACGCCGCCGCCTCGTCCCGATCCTCGCCCTCGTGCTCGGGCTGGGGCTGGCGGCCTGTGACTCCGGTTCCCCGGCCGCGCCGGTGTCCGATCCGGCTTCGGTCCGGGGCCTGGACACCGGCAGCAGCGGGATCCGGGCCCCGTCGGCCCAGACCGGCGGGACCCTGACGCTGGTCACCGGTGCGGTCGACAGTCTCGACCCGCAGCGGTCGTACTCGCCCGGCGTCTGGAACGTCATGCGGCTCTACACCCGCCAGCTGGTGGCGTACGCGCCCAAGCCCGGCTCGGACGGCGCCCGGGTGGTGCCGGACCTGGCGACCGCGCCCGGACGGACCACCGACGGCGGCCGGACCTGGACCTACACGCTGCGCCCGGGCCTGACCTGGGAGGACGGCCGGCCGCTGACCTCGGCCGACGTGAAGTACGGGATCGAGCGGCAGTTCGCCTCCGAGGTGATCACCGGCGGGCCGACCTGGGCCCTGCAGCTGCTGGACGACAGGACCAAGCCGTACGACGGGCCGTACACCGACAAGGGCGGGCTGAAGACCATCGCCACCCCGGACGCGCGGACGATCACGTTCACGCTGGACCGGCCGTTCGCGGACTGGGACGAGGTGCTGGCACTGCCGGCAGCCAGCCCGGTCGAGGCCAGGGCCGACACCGGCGCGACCTACGGGACCAAGCCGCTGTCCAGCGGGCCGTACCGGATCGCGAGCGCGACCAAGGCCGGCACCATCACCTTCGCCCGCAACCCGCACTGGTCCAAGGCCAGCGACCCGGTCCGGACCGCGCTGCCGGACACGATCGTGCTCAGGACCAACGTGGTGCCGGCCGAGCGGGACCGCGAGGTCCTCTCCGGTGCGGCCGACGCCGACGTCTCCGGCAGCGGCCTGCAGCCGGAGGCGGCGGCCGAGGCGCTCAACGACCCCGCGCTGGCGGCGCGGGTCGACGACCCCAGCACCGGCACGCTGCGGTTCGTCGCGATGCCGTCCGCGGTCGGCGCCCTCGGCGACGTGCACTGCCGCCGCGCCGTGCAGTACGCGTTGGACAAGGCGGCGGTGAAGGACGCCCTCGGCGGGCCGTACGCGGCCTCGCTGGCGACCACGCTCTGGCCCCGGGCGCTGCCCGGCTACCCGGCCACCGCGCCGTACCCGACCGGCGAGGGCAACCGGGGCGACCTGGTCGCGGCGCGCAAGGAGCTCGCCGACTGCGGCCAGCCGAACGGCTTCTCGACCACGCTCGGCACGGTCAACGACGGCCGCGGCAAGGTCGCCGCCGACGTCGTCGTCCGCTCGCTGGCCCGGGTCGGCATCGCCGCGACCCCGAAGCAGTACCCGCGGGGCACGTTCCTGGCCTCGGTGGCCGGCGCGCCCGCGACCGTCCGGGCCGACGGCCTCGGGCTGATCGTGGCCGAGTGGGCGGCCGACTTCCCCTCGCCGTACGCGTTCCTGGACCCGCTGGTGGACGGGCGCAGCGTGAAGACCTCGGCCAACCCGAACGTGGCCGAGCTGTCCGGCGACGAGGAGGCGATCGACGAGGCCACCGCGACGCTCGACCCGGTCCAGGCGACCGCGGCCTGGCGCCAGGTCGCGGCCACGGCGATGAACACCGCCGGATACGCGCCGCTGGTCGAGGACCGGGCCGTACTGCTCGGTAGCGCACGGTTGCGGAACGCGTACGTGCAGCCCGCGTACCGCGGCTACGATCTCGCGTCGCTCGGAGTCGAGTAG
- the tpiA gene encoding triose-phosphate isomerase, with protein MARSAAPRSGRRPLVAGNWKMHLNHLEAIGLVQKIAFSLKETELEAVEVVVLPPFTSVRSVQTLIDGDKLLLSHGAQDLSPFPQGAYTGDISGAMLAKLGCSYVVVGHSERRQYHQETDELVAAKLAAAYKNGLTPILCVGEPLEIRDSGEHVTHCGSQLEAAIAKLPAENARSLVVAYEPVWAIGTGKVATPDDAQEMCGELRTRLAERYSGDLADQVRILYGGSVKGKNAAELMVKTDVDGALVGGASLDGGEFATICRAAIPAQSGAARR; from the coding sequence GTGGCCCGTTCCGCCGCCCCCCGCTCCGGGCGCCGGCCCCTGGTGGCCGGCAACTGGAAGATGCACCTGAACCACCTCGAGGCGATCGGGCTGGTCCAGAAGATCGCGTTCAGCCTCAAGGAGACCGAGCTCGAGGCCGTCGAGGTCGTCGTGCTGCCGCCGTTCACCTCGGTGCGCAGCGTGCAGACGCTCATCGACGGCGACAAGCTGCTGCTCTCGCACGGCGCGCAGGACCTCTCGCCGTTCCCGCAGGGGGCCTACACCGGCGACATCAGCGGCGCGATGCTGGCCAAGCTCGGCTGTTCGTACGTGGTGGTCGGCCACTCCGAGCGCCGGCAGTACCACCAGGAGACCGACGAGCTCGTCGCGGCCAAGCTGGCCGCGGCGTACAAGAACGGGCTCACGCCGATCCTCTGTGTCGGGGAGCCGCTGGAGATCCGTGACTCCGGGGAGCACGTGACCCACTGCGGCTCCCAGCTGGAGGCCGCGATCGCGAAGCTGCCGGCCGAGAACGCGCGCTCCCTCGTCGTCGCGTACGAGCCGGTGTGGGCGATCGGGACCGGCAAGGTCGCCACCCCGGACGACGCCCAGGAGATGTGCGGCGAGCTGCGCACCCGGCTGGCCGAGCGCTACTCCGGGGACCTCGCCGACCAGGTCCGGATCCTCTACGGCGGCTCGGTCAAGGGCAAGAACGCGGCCGAGCTGATGGTCAAGACCGACGTCGACGGCGCGCTGGTCGGCGGCGCCAGCCTGGACGGCGGCGAGTTCGCCACGATCTGCCGGGCGGCGATCCCGGCCCAGTCCGGCGCAGCCAGGCGGTGA